One Pseudomonas fluorescens genomic region harbors:
- a CDS encoding AbrB/MazE/SpoVT family DNA-binding domain-containing protein: MTEAQRWTVKCQDPADGSGDVIVDLPPELLASLGLSVGDVLTTEVIDGAIVLTPKSNHSATP, from the coding sequence ATGACCGAAGCCCAACGCTGGACAGTGAAATGCCAAGATCCTGCGGATGGAAGTGGCGACGTCATCGTCGACTTGCCACCTGAACTACTCGCCAGTTTGGGATTGAGCGTCGGCGACGTACTGACCACAGAAGTGATCGACGGCGCGATCGTTCTGACGCCGAAGTCGAACCACTCAGCTACACCCTGA